In Spodoptera frugiperda isolate SF20-4 chromosome 28, AGI-APGP_CSIRO_Sfru_2.0, whole genome shotgun sequence, one genomic interval encodes:
- the LOC126912639 gene encoding histidine-rich glycoprotein-like produces MRSILLVAFGLLAIAALSSAREIREKRSADLEAAASGHHWDKGGGHEHHGHHHGEHGGHHHKGHKGHHEDHHGHHGHHHHEGHKGHHDEHGGHKKHHHHDEGYHDHHHHGEKGDHGHGHDEHGHWHKGHDTKGHHGIEKHDEFKKDKHFHDHHGEKGFHEHYGGHHHEGDYKKGGHFHKGHKHGGHHEHDHGKHGHHEEGGHHHHHKGHHDEGGHHEHHHHHHDHGKKGGHEHHKHWGHKKGH; encoded by the coding sequence ATGAGAAGTATTCTTCTTGTAGCATTTGGCCTTCTGGCCATAGCTGCCCTCAGCTCCGCCAGGGAGATCCGCGAAAAGCGGTCCGCTGACCTGGAAGCTGCCGCGTCTGGCCATCACTGGGATAAGGGTGGCGGCCACGAGCACCATGGACATCACCACGGCGAACATGGTGGGCATCACCATAAGGGACACAAGGGCCACCATGAAGACCATCACGGCCATCACGGACACCACCACCACGAGGGACACAAAGGTCACCACGACGAGCATGGCGGACACAAGAAGCACCACCATCATGACGAAGGCTACCATGACCACCACCACCACGGAGAGAAGGGCGACCACGGCCATGGACACGACGAGCACGGCCACTGGCACAAGGGACACGACACAAAGGGACACCACGGCATCGAGAAACACGATGAGTTCAAGAAGGACAAGCACTTCCACGACCACCATGGCGAGAAAGGCTTCCATGAACACTACGGCGGCCACCACCACGAAGGCGATTACAAGAAGGGAGGTCACTTCCACAAGGGACACAAGCACGGCGGACACCACGAACACGACCATGGCAAGCATGGCCACCACGAGGAAGGCGGTCACCACCATCACCACAAGGGACACCACGATGAGGGTGGCCACCACgagcaccaccaccaccaccacgaCCATGGCAAGAAGGGAGGTCATGAGCACCACAAGCACTGGGGACACAAGAAGGGCCACTAA
- the LOC126912638 gene encoding histidine-rich glycoprotein-like codes for MRSILLVAFGLLAIAALSSAREIREKRSADLEAAASGHHWDKGGGHEHHGHHHGEHGGHHHKGHKGHHEDHHGHHGHHHHEGHKGHHGEHGGHKKHHHHDEGYHDHHHHGEKGDHGHGHDEHGHWHKGHDTKGHHGIEKHDEFKKDKHFHDHHGEKGFHEHYGGHHHEGDYKKGGHFHHGHKHGGHHEHDHGKHGHHEEGGHHHHHKGHHDEGGHHEHHHHHHDHGKKGGHEHHKHWGHKKGH; via the coding sequence ATGAGAAGTATTCTTCTTGTAGCATTTGGCCTTCTGGCCATAGCTGCCCTCAGCTCCGCCAGGGAGATCCGCGAAAAGCGGTCCGCTGACCTGGAAGCTGCCGCGTCTGGCCATCACTGGGATAAGGGTGGCGGCCACGAGCACCATGGACATCACCACGGCGAACATGGTGGGCATCACCATAAGGGACACAAGGGCCACCATGAAGACCATCACGGCCATCACGGACACCACCACCACGAGGGACACAAGGGACACCACGGCGAGCACGGCGGACATAAGAAGCACCACCATCATGACGAAGGCTACCATGACCACCACCACCACGGAGAGAAGGGCGACCACGGCCATGGACACGACGAGCACGGCCACTGGCACAAGGGACACGACACAAAGGGACACCACGGCATCGAGAAACACGATGAGTTCAAGAAGGACAAGCACTTCCACGACCACCATGGCGAGAAAGGCTTCCATGAACACTACGGCGGCCACCACCACGAAGGCGATTACAAGAAGGGAGGTCACTTCCACCACGGACACAAACACGGCGGACACCACGAACACGACCATGGCAAGCATGGCCACCACGAGGAAGGCGGTCACCACCATCACCACAAGGGACACCACGATGAGGGTGGCCACCACgagcaccaccaccaccaccacgaCCATGGCAAGAAGGGAGGTCATGAGCACCACAAGCACTGGGGACACAAGAAGGGCCACTAA
- the LOC118265472 gene encoding histidine-rich glycoprotein, producing the protein MRATVVCLLALGAAVCARDMRLRRDLDLQTAASNKWEKGDGGEYHGHHFGEHGGHGEKGYKGYHDHEHGKKGHSDHEGHKGHYDESGGHKKNHHHDDGYYDEHHHGEKGDKGYGFEEKGHYHKGHSTKGHHGIHKIDEFKKDKHFHDKHGESGFEEGYGGHHDEGGYKKGGHFDKGHKEGGFHEHEHGNKGSFEKGGHHHDHKGHHDEGAGHEYWGHHADHGSKGGHEDHKGWGFKKGDK; encoded by the coding sequence ATGAGAGCCACCGTCGTTTGCTTGTTGGCGCTGGGAGCCGCCGTCTGCGCCAGGGACATGCGCCTCAGGCGGGACCTCGACTTACAAACTGCAGCCTCCAACAAGTGGGAGAAGGGTGATGGCGGAGAATATCATGGACATCACTTCGGCGAGCACGGTGGACATGGTGAGAAGGGATACAAGGGATACCATGACCACGAGCACGGCAAAAAAGGACACTCAGACCACGAAGGACATAAGGGACACTACGACGAGAGCGGAGGACATAAGAAAAACCACCATCACGACGACGGCTACTACGATGAACATCATCATGGCGAAAAAGGTGACAAAGGTTACGGTTTTGAAGAAAAGGGACATTACCACAAGGGTCACTCCACCAAAGGACATCACGGTATCCACAAAATAGACGAATTCAAGAAAGATAAGCATTTCCACGACAAGCACGGTGAATCAGGATTCGAAGAAGGATACGGTGGACATCACGACGAAGGAGGTTACAAGAAGGGTGGCCACTTCGACAAGGGACACAAAGAAGGCGGCTTCCATGAACATGAGCACGGTAACAAGGGCTCCTTCGAAAAGGGAGGTCACCACCACGACCACAAGGGTCACCACGATGAAGGTGCCGGCCACGAGTACTGGGGACACCACGCGGACCACGGCAGCAAGGGAGGTCATGAGGACCACAAAGGTTGGGGCTTTAAGAAAGGTGACAAATAA